The genomic stretch TCTGGGTTTTATTTTGAGCTTCACTGAGCTGTAAATTACAGTGTTTGAAGTATGCAGTTCAGTGGGGTTTCAACCTGAGATGGTCACAGGGCTGTGGACAGGCCTTGGCAGTCAGGACAGTTAGGGCCttttgcttgccaggcaggtgttctatcacttaaaCCACACGCCCagccttttcaaaaattaattttgtttttcctgggcCAGTCtctaaccaagatcctcctattctgcctcccaagtagctgggataacagacatgcaccaccaccactggtttgtttttcatatggggtctccctaactcttcgcccaggttggcctagaacaaCAGTCCTCCAGATGTCTGCCTGCAGAGTGGCTGAGATTGCAGGAATTGCAGGCGTGATTTTTCTTCATCTCAATGCAGTCTGTCTCTTACTGGGCCTTTACTCAGAGGGCGCCGCGATGCGCGCCGGAAGCCGGCCCTGCTGCGCCTGCGCACAAGCGGCGCGTAAGCCCGCGCCCAGCCGCCGAGCGCGCGCCCGCCGTCCGCGAGTGCGCCTGCGCGGAAACGGGGCCGCGCCTGCTCGCGCCGGGCGCTTGTCGCTCGCCGGCGGCCATGGGGGAGGCCGAGGTGGGCGGCGGGGGCGCCCCGGGCGACAAGGGTCCGGGAGAGGCGGCCACGAGCCCGGCGGAGGAGACGGTGGTGTGGAGCCCCGAGGTGGAGGTGTGCCTCTTCCACGCCATGCTGGGCCACAAGCCCGTCGGTGAGCGCCGGCGGCCGCGGACCCGCGTGGGGGCGGGGCGCACCAACCGTTGGGCGGGGCAGGGCGGGGCCTCCGGGGACACCCCTGTCCTCCCGCCCCGCGACCCCCATCCCTTCCCGGGACACCCCTGTCCTCCCGCCCCGCGACCCCCATCCCTTCCCGGGACACCCCTGTCCTCCCCGCCCCGCGACCCCCACCCCTTCCCGGGACACCCCTGTCCTCCCCGCCCCGCGACCCCCATCCCTTCCCGGGACACCCCTGTCCTCCCCGCCCCGCGACCCCCACCCCTTCCCGGGACACCCCTGTCCTCCCCGCCCCGCGACCCCCACCCCTTCCCGGGACACCCCTGTCCTCCCCGCCCCGCGACCCCCATCCCTTCCCGGGACACCCCTGTCCTCCCCGCCCCGCGACCCCCACCCCTTCCCGGGACACCCCTGTCCTCCCCGCCCCGCGACCCCCACCCCTTCCCGGGACACCCCTGTCCTCCCCGCCCCGCGACCCCCACCCCTTCCGGGACACCCCTGTCCTCGCCACCCCGCGACCCCCACCCCTTCCGGTACACTCCTGTCCTCCCTGCCCTGAGACCCACTCCCAGGACACCCCTGCCCTGCCTGCCCTTTTGGCTCCCTACCCACACACCCTTGCCCCATGCCAATGAGGCACCCCAGCTTCCTTTGACATTCTGCTCCCtgtcacactcccagccctagtTTGAACACACCTGCCCCCCTCCTCACAGGAGTGAATCGACACTTCCATATGATTTGCATCCGGGACAAGTTCAGCCAGAATATTGGACGACAGGTCCCATCCAAGGTCATCTGGGACCATCTGAGCACTATGTATGACATGCAGGCACTGGTGAGCTGGACCCCTGCCCACCCAGTGTTGGGGAGCAGCAGGCAAACAAGCCCCACTCTGTTTTCCCAAGGTCAGACCCAACTGCAGGAGAGGGTTCCTCTCACCACCAGGGTCTGCTGGGCAGAGCAGCAGGTGGGCCTCCTCATCAGGACAAGTCTTTAAACCAGAGAGCTTAAGTAGTATTGCAGAAAGCACAAACTACTGATAGTAGCCGGCCACTTTTTTCAAGGACACTACTTTAGACTGGGCAGTCAGCAGAAGTCTCCAGGGAGACAAGTAGAAGCTGAGGTCCCTAGGAGGAGCATCTGCCACAGGGACAAGTGGAGGGTGCAGAGGCCCAGGCCCCTGGCCATTGTCAGTCTGTCAGGAGCCCCAGAAGTGCTCTAGGTGGAAAGACCTTATCCAAGGCACCCTAAGTGGCGGCCTCTGAGGGAGCCAGGCAGATGGAGTCCCCATCTGCATGGAGCTGAAAGTTCTTGCTGTCTGAGGGTGGGCAGGTAACTAAGTAACCAGGGTGGGTGGGATTTGGAGGTACTTGGAGCCTTGCCTGGGGCTGTCACTGGTGATGCCCCTTGGGGAAGCACCATCTGGGGGAAAACACGGTAATAAGTGGAGCAGGCGGGTGCCAGCAGGGGCCATGTGTCCTCAGGGCCTCTCAGTTGTGCCAGCCTGGCTCTTCCCTCTGGATCCTTGCGGGTCTGGCACTAGCATGGCTCCCCTGGCCTATCTCGAGAACCCAGCCATGACGTTCTCCTGCAAGCAGGAGAAAGGAGGGTCTTCACACCAAGCCCACCCAGTCACAGCTCCAACAGTCTCTGCTGGCTGGCTGCTCCTTTACATCTTTAGTGACTTGCtgacatcacattttctttgtttcttaaaaatacaaaatactgtTTGCTGTCAGCATGAGTCTGAGATTCTTCCATTCCCAAATCCGGAGAGGAACTTCGTCCTTCCAGAAGAGATCATTCAGGAGGTCCGAGAAGGTGAGACTCGGCTGAGGTCAGCCTTGGGAATAGAAAAGGCCAGacctgggccagggtggggaggtcAGGGGCCTCCAGGGAGGTATAAGGGTCCTGCGTAGGCCCTGCTCCACCTGCATGTGGGAAGTCTTGGGAACCTGCAGGATGGGGGAGGATTTTGCTGAAGAGCAGTTTCATGATGGATGCCGTCTTGTGACGGATGCCATCTCGTGATGGACGCCGAGGCCTGTGTGGGCAGCGAGAGTCAGAAGCAGTCCTGGCCCGACCGTCCCCCAGCGCTGGCCACCACCGTGGGTTTCCAGTGAACGTCAGCTGTCTCCTCCACAGGAAAAGTGGTCAttgaagaggaaatgaaagaggagaTGAAGGAAGATGTGGACCCCCACAACGGGGCTGATGATGGTAAGTGTGGAGCACAGCAATCCATGTCCCCACCCCAGAAGCCTCCCTCACACAGGCAGTGGTCACGGGTCGTAGTGTCGCAGGACCAAGAATTTAGTTAAAAGCACACCTCAGGCAGGTGGAGTCCTGATAGATAGTGTCCCTGTGCAGGAATTCAGTGCTCAGCCTTCCCTCACTTGACATTGGCCAAGCCTGGAGCCTGGGACCCTGAGGCTCTCTCAGTTgggaggccctcaccagaaccagGCCCATGATTAAGGGCTCCTTGTAGAGGAGGAAGCCTATTGGGTTCAGAGGATCATGTTTAGACTCTCATTTTCTGACTGAACAGGGAGATGCAGTGATTGTGTTCTGTTTTCAgccaaattattttgtttctcagttttttcatcttcaGGGAGCTTGGGGAAGGCAATAGAAAAATCcagcaaagacaaagagaagaacTCCTCAGACTTGGGGTGCAAAGAAGGGGCGGACAAGCGGAAGCGCAGCCGGGTCACAGACAAAGTCCTGACCGCAAACAGCAACCCTtccagccccagtgctgccaagcgGCGCCGAACATAGACCTCAGCCCCAGGTGGCAGCATGTTCTGATGCTGCAAGCCCCTGCTGCCTATCCTCAGTCCCAAGTGAATGTGGTTGTCCAGCAGGGATGGCTGGGGGGGCTTCCGCCATGTTGTCAGACATCAGGGGGCCTAATGGGATGGACCCGTGCAgatggtgaggccctgagtccaccTTCTGTCTTCTTCTGGCTGGCTCACCTGTGCCCATGCTGCATGGAGGGGAGCCAGAGGCATGGAGCCAGAACACCAAGAGTCAGCAAGCAATAAAACACCGTCCTCACTGTCAGAAGGAGCCAGTCTCCTAGGCACCCGCTCTTTGCATCTGCTTGTCCCTCTCCAAGGCGGCCTTTTGTGCTGACATCAGGAGAGCGCGGCTTTGGACCTCATGCCACACCCCACAGCTCTGGTGGCCTCCCTCCCGACCTGGGAAGCAGAACTGGATATTTGCCTCATTCACTTGTACTGTAATGATGTATATATTATGGTTggtatttcattatttaatttttaagaaacatatTTTACTAGTGTTTTATATGAGAAAAAGTACTGCAGAAGTTAACCCTGTGTTGTATTTTTTCTGAgctgttttgttttaagatatcAACCACCGAGATATTTTTTGCTCAGTTTTTATATGCCAGATACAGAGAATTTGTAGTGGTTATTTTTGTAATTCTAGTAACTTGCAAAAAAGACCAAATGAGAAGGTGGAGGGACAGCCCAGCCATCAGGCTGACGAGGCGGTGGCCCAGAGCTGGTTGAAGTTTGCTTTCATTTGCAGAACATTAAAGCACAGAAATCAACCTGGAGTTGTGTGGTTCTCATACCAAGTAAGGAAGCTTTTTTCTGCAGAAGAAAGTTTTGTTTTCCAAGATTCAAAACTGAAGAGCTCACTTAGATGATGTGTTAACATCACTTGATACAGTGTACAAACAAACAGTAACAGGTCCAGATTGGTTACTTTGTTAAAGGTGACAAGCACTTCCCTGCTGCCTGCTGAGCTGCATTCAACCAAGGCGGCTGTCTGTGTCCTTCAGGATGATGAGCAGACATGCTTTGCTCTGTCCTGGCAGACTTCACACCCTCATCTTGACTTCTTGACCCTACCTTGGGACTGAACACCATCCCCCTACCCGCCCGAACCCCGCCCTCTGCAGGGTTCCCCAGCTGTGAGATGGCACCGCGTCAGGGCCCAGGGTGATCTTTGCCAGCCATCATTCCCTGGCAGGGCACAGACCAGATCCAAATTCCCAGCACAGGAAGAGCATCTTGTGTGGACACCAGTGAGCTCACCTGGAAGGCACTTGGTCTCCTGGCCTGCCCAGCCCCAGGGGAGACCAGCTGCATGCGGGACCCTTTGGGCCCTTCTGTAGAGTTGGCAGATCCACACCTTGTCAGTAACACCCTGCCTGGTGGAGTGGGGTAGAAAACAGTCCTGCTCTCTCTGAGATGAGGTCCCACACAACCTTGCTCACGCCACATACTCAGACCGGGAGCAGTGCCgtgaggaagaggcagagaggaagtGAGTTTGGCATTGCATTGAGTTTGCGGAACCAGCTTGGGTGCCCTCCCCTCACCCTGGCTGAGGGAAGGGTGTGGTCTCTCCACTGCTTTGTGGTCTCTTAAGGCCAGCCCTCGCTTGATGCACTCTGGGCTAGTCCCACTGCTGGAGTCATGATCTGTGACAGAAGCCTGGCCTCGAGTCCAGAGCTAGGAGGGAAAATGGAGAGCAGATGGTGACCCTGAAGGGGCCCACCCTCTTCAGTCAGCCCCACTTCTAAAATCCCATCTGAAACAGCATCTTCAGGGACTCAGCATGCAGGGAAAGCTTGGTCAGTGAGTTGGCACAGCTCCTGTGTTTTCACATTTTACTGCACTTCTAGGAGCCAGTCTACCCCCACAGCCCCAGCGTCCTGCGGTTCTGGCAGCCCTCCCCCACAAGAGGCCCACAGAGCTAAACAGATGAGCAGCCCTCTGGGTTCTTCAGCCCTTACGGCTAACATGAGCTTCTCACTGTCCCTGTGGGAGCTCCAGGTCATACTCTGCTGGCATGTAAGCAAGACCCCAGGGCGACATGACCTGGACTCCTGTGGGGCACATGCCCTTTCCAGGCCTAGGGCAGAACCTGGAACTCTGGGTGAATATGCACCCTACCAGTAATGTCCTGGTGAAGCGACCAAAGTGCCCGGCACAAGGACAAGAATCCCTGCTGACTGCAGAGCAAAGGAACCAGGTTTTGCAACAACACACACTTGAAGTTTTAAAAGTGGCTGTTGATGCTGAGACTGGAGACGCTTTGTGCCAAGGACTCCCAGTTCCATAAGGACACCTGCTCAGCAGATCACAGACAGTTTCTCCACGGGGTGGGAGTCCAGTTAAGGCTCATTCAGGAAGGTGTGGTTGCACCACTCCCAGTCTGGTCTCAGGGCTTCCAAGGAGGGAGAATGGGCTGTGCTGCTCCCCAAGCAGAGAGTAAATGCTGAATGGTAGCAAGTTGCAGAACAAGGGAGGGCACCCTTGGGCCAAATAACATGACTGCAACTGGTTTTGCCTGAAGGAAGTGCTCAGACATTTCTAACCTGAGCCCATTTCAAGCTTCTGCAAGACTCAACCATGAGCAACACCCACCTGCGTGTGCAGGTGACTCCTTTCCTGCATGACTGCAACAAGGGCAGCAAAGCCGCCAGGAACACAGAGCCAGTTGGGTCCACTGAACCCAGAGGACGCTCAGGGAAGGGGCGCCCATCACAAAGCTCCCTAGAAAGGGCTCTGCACATCTGTGCATAAAGCAACTGAAGGGACACAGTATGGCTGCATTTGCAAAACACAGCTTGTGCCATGCCTTGAAGCAACTCTGGCAATGTGGTTCTGTAGCCCTTGTGCTGGCAGCACTAGCAGTGGACGCTGTCCCCTGTGAGCAGTATCATCAGCACACTGCATGCTTGTCCTTCTGTTTTCTGCGGCAGTGGAGAGGAAGCCTGCCCACCCAAGTGCTCCCAGGTCAGCCAAACCCTGAGAGCTGTCCCCAGGACCAAGTTCAGAATGGGTCTCCTCACCTATCCTGGAATTATAACCAGGTCCCAGCTGTAAATCACGTGACAAGGTCAGGACGGTGGTCACAGTCTGCAGTGGTCCACCCCTCCTGAGGCCTGGGACTGTTCCTTCGCATGCTCCTGGAAACCTGCCCCAGCCATGGTGAGAGGACAACTTGCAGAACTGTCTGGAGCTCCATAATAGCTTCAGGGATTCACTACCGTCCTTTAAAAAGTGAGGTGATGTAGACATAGATTCCCGCCAGGAGAGATTGTCCCTGTGAGTTACTAAAGGTTGACAGGCCAACAAGGATTAGAGACCAGCACTCAGAAAGGCCTTAGGGCTAGCAGTGGGGAAGGAGATCCCCCACTACCACGGATGGCAtcctcgggggggggggggaaggcaTATTTTCAGGAGGGGGTTTCTCTGCGGTCAGGTGTACTGCAAGGAAGTGAAACCTGCCGGGGTAGGGCCTGGAGGGTGGTCTCTGGGGGGAATGGACAGACATCCCCCGTGGATAACCTCCACAGGTTGTCCTTTAGGGAGACACCCTCCCTGAGGTCATCCGCGTCGGGGGTGGGGATATTCCGAGGGGCACCGTCCTAGACGGATCCCCTCCTTCTCGGGGGGCGTCCTCGGGGCGTGTGGAAGGCGTCCGAGGTCAGGCGGCAGGGCCGGCCGGGCATCCCGggcggcgcggggcggggcggggcggtcCGTTGTCCCGCGAGGACCCTCGGGCGCGCGGCCGCGGGCGGGGCGCACGGGCGGGGCCTGGagccgcccccgccccgcccccgcgctTCCTCCTCTTTCACTTTCGCTTCCGCCACGAGCGGGTCCCGCCGCCGCCGAGCATGGACGATCCGGACTGCGACTCCACCTGGGAGGACGATGAGGACGCGGAGGACGGCGAGGACGGCCTGGCGGGGGACGCGGGCGACGCGGAGGACGAGGACGGGGGCGCGGACGCGGAGGGGACGCGGGCGGCGCGGCCCGGCGCGCTCCAGGTGCGGCCCGGGCGGAGCGGGAAGGGCCGCGTCGGAAGGGAAGACCCCCGGCCTCGAGCGCCCGGACCCCCGGGACCCCCCGGACCCCCGAGGCCCGGCCTGAGGCCGCCCCCAGCGCCGAGGCCCGGCCGGGGTCCGAGTGGGTGACGTCAGAGCCGCCGCCCGGAACAGGGTCCTGTGTGGGTGACGTCAGAGCCGCGTCCCTGAGGGCGGCGACCGTGCGTGGCTGGCAGTTTCCTCGGGGATGCCTTGGGCACATCCTGACTAACCTCGGTCCCATCCCACCTCCACCCCTTCCGCCTCTGGGCCCCGCCACCTCCGTCAGCCCCTCACCTCTTGGTGGCTCCCCCGCCCCGGGCGCGAGGCTGGACGGAGCCTCTTCACCGGTACCTAGCCCTCCCCCTGGCTCGGGCGCCGGGGCCCCACGGGGTCCCCGTGTTGAGTGCCACACCCGCCGAGCGAGGCAGGGGCTGAGCCTTGCTGGGTGACCTGCTTGAAGCCGGCACCAGCTGTCAGTCAGCGCCCTCGTTGCATTTGCTGACACCTGCTCCTGTCTTTCCAGGGGCTACTTTTGTTGGCAGTGATTGGTTGCCGGCAGTCACGGGCATCCAGTCTGTACAGCGCTGTGATGTCCTGGTTCCACCTATGGTTCCAAGTGTGGTAGAGCGACTGGAACTGGGGACTAAGGTCCCTGGGATGGCTTCTCCCCATTACTAAGAACATTGGTTTCTGGTTGATCGTGGTGATCTGGAGTTGTCAGGGAGCGTGGCTGGAGAATCTGGAGGAACACTTGGACCTGCCTGGAAGTTCAGTGCTGCCCTCTGCCTCTCAGCACACCTGCAGGACTTTGAAATGGGGGAGTCAGTTTGGGCAGGGGCAGGGTCACAGGGAGGGCGCAGGCTCTGCCCTGGTTCCTTGTGCCCACCAGGTGAGCTCTGATGTGAGATGATCCTTGCTCACTGAAGTTCTTGGGCCACACTCCTTAACATGTGCCTGTGACCTTTGATCTTTTCTGCCTCCTGCCTGGAAAGTTTCTGTCCTTCCACAGAACCCCAAGCCCCTCCTCCCCTGCAGATCCCCTGGACTCTCCAAAGCTGCTCTGCATGTGATCCTGAAGAGACTGTTTTGCTTTGTCTGGGTTTGCCTCACAAGGCTGGCCCTGCCCTGAGCTGTGTGTCTAGTCCCTACTGGCCAGGAAAAGTGGAAGCTCAGGGGATAGGGCTGGCCTCGtctgagtttcagtttctgtCCACTAGTCAGGCAGAGGAAAGGCTAGACCCAAGCTGTAGTCAGAGCGCCTTAGGCATAAGGGAAGGAGAGGCTCAGAGTTGGGGGTGTGGGGCTGACCTCCTGCCTCATTTAGTGCTCCTGCAGTCCCAAGACTCAGTTGCTTTCTGGGCAGAACAAGCTATTTCTGTATGCGCTGTTTACCCAGGACTCCATCTTCCAGCAGCCATCCTGCCCAACTGGTCCCAACCGTGCACCCTTCTCTGCTCGTAAATAGAATAAGGTTAGGACTGAGTTCCCTGGCACCCTTGTCAGGGTTTCCTCTGATCCTGCCCTGGAGCCCATGGTACTTGGCCTGCAGAGAAGGAGGATGAAGGGGAAGAGGGCATCAAGGAGCCCCTGGTCTTGCTGAAAAGACAGCCTCAggcagggctggaggggc from Castor canadensis chromosome 5, mCasCan1.hap1v2, whole genome shotgun sequence encodes the following:
- the Mrgbp gene encoding MRG/MORF4L-binding protein, giving the protein MGEAEVGGGGAPGDKGPGEAATSPAEETVVWSPEVEVCLFHAMLGHKPVGVNRHFHMICIRDKFSQNIGRQVPSKVIWDHLSTMYDMQALHESEILPFPNPERNFVLPEEIIQEVREGKVVIEEEMKEEMKEDVDPHNGADDVFSSSGSLGKAIEKSSKDKEKNSSDLGCKEGADKRKRSRVTDKVLTANSNPSSPSAAKRRRT